The Rhododendron vialii isolate Sample 1 chromosome 8a, ASM3025357v1 genome has a window encoding:
- the LOC131335284 gene encoding chaperone protein ClpD, chloroplastic-like isoform X3, translating into MEASSSCSTPLSVHTLPQPRHRRISAQKFHSVQPNNPFPLTTTTTARRCSINSSSYLATSISPNTPFPTLSLSSSRKRSRQTISAAFERFTERAIKVVTLSQREAKALGNDTVSTQHLLLGLIAESRDDDGFLGTGITVDVAREAVTGIWHSDGTGDRNSATSAATDVAFDASTKRVFEAAVEYSRGMGHSFIAPEHVAVGLFTVDDGGAGRVLERLGADPDHLAAVAVLRLQGELAKDGREPMAAPKKSHDKLLSAKANSKKSSQSINDKSALAKFCVDLTARAGDGLIDPVIGRDTEVRRIIQILCRRTKNNPILLGDTGVGKTAIAEGLAISIAHGEVPILLLTKRIVSLDIGLLIAGAKERGELEGRVTELIKDVKKSGNVILFIDEVHTVVGSGTVGRGNKGSGLDIANLLKPPLGRGEVQCIASTTMDEYRTHFEKDKALARRFQPVLINEPSQEDAFRILLGLREKYESHHKCKYTLEALKAAVHLSAMYIPDRHLPDKAIDLLDEAGSKARMESFRKKREGQTSILSNSPDVYWQEIRAVQVMHEVVIKSKNNKDNDASTIEGDERELPDTSFPDTFDDDEPMVVVGPGEIAVVASIWSGIPVQKLTADERMFLVGLDEQLKKRVLGQDEAVAAICRAVKRSRVGLKNPKRPIATMLFCGPTGVGKTELTKALAACYFGSEAAMVRLDMSEYMEQHTVSKLIGPAPGYLGYGEGGTLTEAIRKRPFTVVLLDEIEKAHPDIFNILLQIFEDGHLTDSQGRRVSFKNALVVMTSNVGSTLIAEGRRKSIGFSVTDEESTSTSYAGLKALVMEELKAYFRPELLNRIDEVVVFRALEKTQMLEILNLMLVEVRGRLVTQGIGLEVSEAVMDFICKQGFDRSYGARPLRRAVTLLIEDHLSEAILSGDLRPGDTAVIDLDDSGNPVVSNRSTQKIYLADTTSLL; encoded by the exons ATGGAAGCATCATCATCATGTTCCACACCCCTCTCAGTTCACACACTCCCTCAGCCCCGTCACCGCCGTATCTCCGCCCAAAAATTCCACTCTGTACAGCCAAACAACCCTTTTCCTctcactaccaccaccaccgcaagACGTTGCAGCATTAATTCTTCATCTTACTTAGCCACCTCAATATCACCCAACACTCCCTTTcctaccctttctctctcctcctctagAAAGCGATCTCGCCAGACTATTTCCGCAGCGTTCGAGCGGTTCACCGAGAGGGCAATTAAGGTGGTAACGTTGTCCCAAAGAGAGGCCAAAGCTTTGGGGAATGATACGGTGTCAACGCAGCACCTTTTGCTCGGTTTGATCGCCGAAAGCCGTGATGATGATGGGTTTCTTGGGACTGGGATTACCGTCGACGTAGCTCGTGAGGCCGTTACTGGTATTTGGCACAGCGATGGAACTGGTGATCGGAATTCGGCTACTTCTGCTGCTACTGATGTGGCGTTTGATGCCAGCACGAAGCGGGTTTTTGAAGCCGCCGTGGAGTATTCCCGTGGCATGGGCCATAGTTTCATTGCTCCCGAGCACGTTGCCGTTGGACTCTTCACCGTTGACGATGGCGGTGCTGGCCGCGTCCTCGAGAG ATTGGGGGCAGACCCAGATCACCTAGCAGCCGTAGCAGTCTTGAGACTTCAAGGAGAGCTTGCCAAAGATGGTAGAGAACCAATGGCTGCACCTAAAAAGTCGCATGACAAATTGCTTTCTGCAAAAGCCAATAGTAAAAAATCCTCACAGAGTATAAATG ATAAAAGCGCATTGGCCAAATTCTGTGTGGATCTTACTGCTCGTGCTGGTGATGGACTCATTGATCCTGTAATTGGTCGGGACACAGAAGTCCGGAGAATCATTCAGATACTCTGCCGAAGGaccaaaaataatccaattctTCTTGGGGATACTGGAGTTGGGAAAACAGCCATTGCTGAGGGGTTGGCGATTAGTATTGCTCATGGAGAAGTTCCTATTCTATTGTTG ACAAAGCGCATCGTGTCCTTAGATATTGGTCTATTAATCGCAGGCGCGAAGGAGAGGGGAGAGTTAGAGGGACGTGTTACTGAATTAATTAAGGATGTGAAGAAGTCAG GCAATGTCATTCTTTTTATCGATGAAGTACACACCGTAGTCGGTTCAGGCACTGTTGGACGAGGAAACAAGGGGTCAGGTCTTGACATTGCAAATCTACTGAAGCCACCTCTTGGGAGGGGTGAAGTGCAG TGTATTGCATCAACAACTATGGATGAGTACAGGACCCATTTTGAAAAGGATAAAGCATTAGCACGAAGATTCCAACCTGTTTTGATTAATGAACCAAGTCAG GAGGATGCATTTAGGATACTGTTGGGTTTGCGTGAAAAGTACGAGTCCCACCACAAATGCAAGTACACATTAGAGGCTTTGAAAGCTGCTGTGCATCTGTCAGCAATGTATATTCCTGATAGGCATCTTCCTGACAAGGCTATTGATCTCCTCGACGAAGCGGGAAGCAAAGCTCGTATGGAATCTTTTAGAAAGAAGAGGGAAGGGCAAACTTCCATACTTTCAAACTCACCTGATGTATACTGGCAAGAGATTAGAGCTGTTCAGGTCATGCATGAAGTG GTtatcaaaagtaaaaataataaagacaATGATGCTTCTACCATTGAAGGGGATGAAAGAGAACTTCCGGATACGTCTTTTCCTGACACATTTGATGATGATGA GCCTATGGTGGTGGTTGGACCTGGCGAAATAGCAGTAGTTGCTTCAATTTGGTCAGGAATTCCAGTTCAAAAGCTCACTGCTGATGAAAGAATGTTTCTGGTGGGTCTTGATGAGCAGCTTAAGAAACGTGTTCTTGGTCAAGATGAAGCGGTTGCAGCAATTTGTCGGGCCGTTAAGAGATCTCGGGTGGGGCTAAAGAACCCCAAGAGGCCAATTGCTACAATGCTGTTTTGCGGCCCTACTGGGGTCGGTAAAACAGAATTGACGAAAGCTTTGGCAGCTTGCTATTTTGGTTCA GAGGCTGCCATGGTGAGGCTGGACATGAGTGAATATATGGAGCAGCATACTGTGAGCAAGTTAATAGGCCCGGCCCCTGGTTATTTAGGCTACGGCGAAGGAGGCACTCTTACAGAAGCTATAAGAAAGCGGCCTTTCACAGTGGTTTTGCTTGACGAAATAGAAAAGGCCCATCCCGACATATTTAATATTCTCCTTCAGATATTTGAAGATGGTCACCTCACTGATTCCCAG GGTCGAAGAGTGTCATTCAAGAATGCATTGGTTGTGATGACTTCTAACGTGGGTTCCACACTAATCGCAGAGGGTAGGCGCAAGTCCATTGGTTTCTCGGTTACAGATGAGGAATCCACTTCAACTTCATATGCTGGATTGAAAGCACTTGTGATGGAAGAACTTAAGGCGTACTTTCGACCAGAGTTGCTGAACAGGATAGATGAAGTGGTTGTCTTCCGTGCCTTGGAGAAGACTCAG ATGCTGGAAATATTAAACCTGATGCTGGTAGAGGTGAGAGGAAGGCTTGTAACTCAGGGAATCGGTCTGGAGGTGTCCGAAGCAGTGATGGACTTCATTTGCAAACAAGGTTTCGACAGAAGTTACGGGGCTCGGCCTCTTAGGAGAGCAGTTACCCTCCTGATTGAAGATCATCTGAGTGAAGCAATTCTTTCTGGCGATTTGAGGCCTGGTGACACCGCCGTCATTGATTTAGATGATTCAGGAAACCCAGTTGTCAGTAATCGGTCAACTCAGAAAATTTACTTGGCTGATACAACATCCTTGTTATAG